In Deinococcus psychrotolerans, a genomic segment contains:
- a CDS encoding MFS transporter, whose amino-acid sequence MTRTAPATVSSATPPKDQAGAAPEASIRLTLLLLSALTIMAGATIAPALPAMQAHFTSQPNVQLLVKLALTIVGLAIALSAPLSGVLADRYGRRPVLIGSLLLYALGGASGLLVSSLGMLLVGRVVLGLAVAGTMTASGALINDFFSGPARGQFLSQQAAFSSFGGAVLLPLGGVLAGVGWRAPFGIYLVALCLLPLVFKLPRGVPKPHHSLDLGERPRWAAIGLVYALALAYMVVFYLMPAQGPFLMKSLGAAPASTGLLLGTFTLVAAVTSLLYSRFSGRFDPRRVAALGFLLLAAGWSVVTQAHSIAALLPALVLGGLGGGLVLPNLYTWLADITPAAWRGRIVAGMSSAVFLGQFLSPLLLAAPNAHPAQGFVWGSLAIAFVGAALLALSFTGNKLKAPNQAA is encoded by the coding sequence ATGACCCGCACCGCTCCCGCCACCGTTTCCTCTGCCACGCCGCCCAAAGACCAAGCGGGCGCAGCGCCAGAGGCTTCAATTCGCCTGACCTTACTGCTGCTTTCCGCGCTGACCATCATGGCGGGGGCCACCATCGCGCCCGCACTGCCGGCGATGCAAGCCCACTTTACTTCACAGCCTAACGTTCAATTGCTCGTCAAACTGGCGCTGACGATCGTGGGCCTGGCGATTGCGCTGAGCGCTCCACTCAGCGGCGTGCTGGCAGACCGCTACGGGCGGCGGCCCGTGCTGATCGGCTCGCTGCTCTTGTACGCCCTCGGCGGAGCCAGCGGCCTACTCGTCAGCTCGCTGGGAATGCTCTTGGTGGGGCGCGTCGTGCTGGGCCTCGCCGTCGCGGGCACCATGACCGCCAGCGGAGCGCTGATCAACGACTTCTTCAGCGGCCCAGCACGCGGTCAGTTTCTGAGTCAGCAAGCGGCCTTCAGCAGTTTCGGCGGCGCGGTGCTGCTGCCGCTCGGCGGGGTGCTGGCGGGCGTTGGCTGGCGTGCTCCGTTCGGCATTTACTTGGTGGCGCTCTGCTTGCTCCCGTTGGTCTTCAAGTTGCCTAGGGGCGTGCCCAAGCCCCATCACAGCCTTGACCTCGGTGAAAGGCCGCGCTGGGCCGCCATCGGCCTGGTCTACGCTCTGGCGCTGGCTTATATGGTGGTGTTTTATTTGATGCCCGCGCAGGGGCCATTTTTGATGAAGTCCTTGGGAGCCGCGCCCGCCAGCACCGGGCTGCTGCTCGGCACTTTTACGCTGGTGGCGGCGGTGACTTCGCTGCTGTACTCGCGCTTTTCGGGCCGCTTCGATCCGCGCCGGGTTGCGGCACTCGGCTTTTTGCTGCTGGCGGCGGGCTGGAGTGTGGTGACGCAGGCCCACAGTATTGCCGCTCTGCTGCCCGCGCTGGTGCTGGGCGGCCTCGGCGGCGGCTTGGTGCTGCCCAACCTCTACACCTGGCTGGCCGACATCACCCCGGCGGCGTGGCGTGGGCGCATCGTGGCGGGCATGAGCAGCGCGGTATTTTTGGGCCAGTTTCTCAGTCCGCTGCTGCTGGCCGCGCCCAACGCCCATCCCGCGCAGGGCTTCGTGTGGGGTTCTCTGGCGATTGCCTTCGTCGGCGCAGCGCTGCTGGCTCTGAGCTTTACGGGCAACAAGTTGAAAGCGCCAAATCAAGCGGCCTGA
- a CDS encoding cation diffusion facilitator family transporter — protein sequence MLSSPHHAIRTALQSVVVAMLVLGLKSLAYWLTGSVALYSDALESIINVAAAGGAYFALRVSARPADAGHPYGHSKAEYFSAVSEGVLIVLAALSILWTAYPLLFNPHEVKAPLLGLLISSGASVINFVWAGVLLRTGKARRSPALVADGRHVMSDVVTSVGVLGGLLLAKLTGWFILDPLLAALVALNILWSGYGLVRDSVGGLMDAAVDPDTEKRIRQAISLEGEGALEAHDLRTRHAGALTFVEFHLVVPGEMTVEAAHAICDRLEDALQLAVEGVSVTIHVEPQEKAKHQGVLVL from the coding sequence ATGCTTTCATCCCCCCACCACGCCATTCGCACCGCGCTGCAAAGCGTTGTGGTGGCAATGTTGGTGCTGGGTCTCAAATCTCTCGCTTACTGGCTGACCGGCAGCGTGGCGCTGTATTCCGACGCCTTGGAGAGCATCATCAACGTGGCGGCGGCGGGCGGGGCTTACTTCGCGCTGCGGGTCAGTGCCCGCCCTGCCGACGCGGGCCACCCTTACGGCCACAGCAAAGCCGAGTATTTTTCGGCGGTGTCCGAGGGCGTGCTGATTGTGCTGGCCGCGCTGAGCATTCTCTGGACGGCCTACCCGCTGCTCTTCAACCCGCACGAAGTGAAAGCGCCGCTGCTGGGCCTGCTCATCAGCTCGGGGGCCAGCGTCATCAACTTTGTCTGGGCGGGCGTGCTGCTGCGCACCGGCAAAGCGCGGCGTTCTCCGGCGCTGGTGGCCGACGGGCGGCACGTGATGTCAGACGTGGTGACAAGCGTGGGCGTGCTGGGCGGCTTGCTGCTGGCCAAGCTGACCGGTTGGTTTATCCTCGATCCGCTCCTCGCCGCACTGGTGGCCCTCAATATCTTATGGAGCGGCTACGGCCTCGTCCGCGACAGTGTGGGCGGCTTGATGGACGCCGCCGTAGATCCCGACACCGAAAAACGCATCCGGCAGGCCATCAGCTTGGAGGGCGAGGGAGCCTTGGAAGCCCACGACCTGCGTACCCGCCACGCTGGAGCGCTCACCTTCGTGGAGTTTCATTTGGTGGTGCCCGGCGAGATGACGGTGGAAGCCGCCCACGCCATCTGTGACCGCTTGGAAGACGCCCTACAATTGGCGGTGGAGGGCGTGAGCGTCACCATTCACGTGGAGCCGCAGGAAAAAGCCAAGCACCAAGGGGTGTTGGTGCTGTAA
- a CDS encoding DUF6683 family protein, whose amino-acid sequence MGNVRHGKPNRWQVMLAAGALLSSGQAQFFTPSFQNYQSFAQRSVGYVAATVRPDFTAKVVQQALKPPATPIKYKYELSKTDFAFKGAPTQQKNCAAMVQKASDQKQMADACLQLFNAAQSIPEFRKNNLASGLTLLIGISLQVQTGAELGETETEALQRGLNDLLVDSGVMKGKQSDLQAMYETSVMTGALIAAIAQSGADDASAELSTTAKALAAIVLKGMKL is encoded by the coding sequence ATGGGCAACGTCCGGCACGGTAAACCGAACAGGTGGCAAGTGATGCTGGCAGCGGGCGCGTTGCTGAGCAGTGGACAGGCTCAATTTTTCACCCCTTCCTTTCAAAATTACCAGAGCTTCGCGCAGCGCTCGGTGGGGTATGTGGCGGCCACCGTCAGACCCGATTTCACCGCCAAGGTGGTTCAGCAGGCCCTTAAGCCCCCCGCCACACCCATCAAGTACAAATACGAGCTTTCCAAAACCGATTTCGCCTTCAAGGGCGCTCCGACTCAGCAAAAGAACTGCGCGGCGATGGTGCAAAAGGCGAGCGATCAAAAGCAGATGGCCGACGCCTGTTTGCAACTTTTCAACGCGGCCCAGAGCATTCCGGAGTTTCGGAAAAACAATTTGGCCAGCGGACTGACCTTGCTGATCGGGATCAGTCTTCAGGTGCAGACCGGCGCGGAGCTGGGCGAGACTGAAACGGAAGCGTTGCAGCGCGGCCTCAATGACCTGCTGGTGGATTCCGGCGTGATGAAAGGCAAACAAAGCGATCTTCAGGCGATGTACGAAACGTCGGTGATGACCGGCGCACTGATCGCCGCCATTGCCCAAAGTGGCGCGGACGACG
- a CDS encoding bleomycin resistance protein: MTEANLSHVPITEWAALVPELDVRDLAHSQDVYTRLFGFTVNYTRPGFVYLSLGRIQWMLSQIREGGSWQTGALDYPLGRGINFQISVLDVDALYKRLEADSYPIYVPMKTSIYLEGGTEHEQREFLVLDPDGYLLRFTD, encoded by the coding sequence ATGACCGAAGCCAACCTTTCCCATGTTCCCATCACCGAGTGGGCCGCGCTGGTGCCGGAGTTAGATGTCCGCGATCTGGCGCACAGTCAAGACGTGTACACCCGCTTGTTCGGTTTTACTGTCAACTACACCCGCCCCGGCTTTGTTTACCTCAGCTTGGGCCGCATTCAGTGGATGCTCTCGCAAATCCGTGAGGGCGGCTCTTGGCAAACCGGAGCGCTGGACTATCCGCTGGGGCGCGGGATCAATTTTCAAATCAGCGTGCTGGATGTGGACGCGCTGTACAAGCGGCTGGAAGCGGACTCCTATCCTATTTATGTGCCGATGAAGACTTCAATTTATCTGGAAGGCGGCACCGAGCATGAGCAGCGCGAATTTCTGGTGCTCGACCCCGACGGGTATCTGCTGCGCTTCACCGACTGA
- a CDS encoding ATP-dependent helicase yields MTVRDLLSELNPNQAEAAAHYEGPALVIAGAGSGKTRTLIYRIAHLIQAHQVDAGQILAVTFTNKAAAEMRERASHLIPGSERLWMSTFHSAGVRILRAYGEYIGLKRGFVIYDDDDQLDILKEIMGSIPGIGPDTHPRVLRSIIDKAKSNLRSPNDLDKWPEPYISGLPRDAAAEAFRRYETRKKAQNAIDFGDLITETVRLFQEVPGVLAKVQDRARFIHVDEYQDTNKAQYELTRLLASRDKNLLVVGDPDQSIYKFRGADIQNILDFQKDYTGAKVYMLQHNYRSSARVLGLANKLIENNTERLEKTLLAVKEDGMPVMFHRANDHRGEGDFVAEWVTRLHAEGQPFSKMAVLYRTNAQSRVIEESMRRVSIPAKIVGGVGFYDRREIRDILAYARLSINPVDDVALRRIIGRPKRGIGDTALEKMLTWAQINGTSLLTACANAESILERGASKPVEFAKLMEAFSEAADNYSPASFLKFLIESSGYLDLLRQEGQEGQVRLENLEELVNAAEEWSRENEGGIAEFLDDAALLSSVDDMRTKIENKDQPEDAVTLMTMHNAKGLEFPSVFIVGVEEGLLPSRNSLNEQGGIEEERRLFYVGITRAMDRLFLSAAQNRMQYGQTKSAEDSRFLEELGDGFDSIDPYGRVIDYKQKTWRDFRPVGPQTAPSAVKNTSPLTSEMAYRGGEKVKHPKFGEGQVLAVAGVGDKQEVTVHFASAGTKKLIVKFANLSKA; encoded by the coding sequence ATGACTGTGCGTGACCTTCTCTCCGAACTCAACCCCAATCAGGCCGAGGCTGCCGCCCACTACGAAGGCCCGGCGCTGGTCATCGCAGGCGCGGGCAGCGGCAAAACCCGCACCCTGATTTACAGGATTGCCCATCTGATTCAGGCGCATCAGGTCGACGCGGGCCAGATTCTGGCCGTGACTTTTACCAACAAAGCCGCCGCCGAAATGCGCGAACGCGCCTCGCATCTGATCCCCGGCTCAGAGCGCTTGTGGATGAGCACCTTTCACTCGGCAGGCGTAAGGATTTTGCGGGCCTACGGCGAATACATCGGCCTGAAGCGCGGCTTTGTCATTTACGACGACGACGATCAACTCGATATTCTCAAAGAAATCATGGGCAGTATTCCCGGCATCGGCCCCGATACCCATCCCCGCGTCTTGAGAAGCATTATCGACAAAGCCAAGAGCAATCTGCGCTCGCCGAACGACTTGGACAAGTGGCCGGAGCCGTATATCAGCGGCCTGCCACGCGACGCTGCCGCTGAGGCGTTCAGGCGCTACGAAACCCGCAAAAAAGCCCAGAACGCGATTGATTTTGGCGACCTTATTACCGAAACGGTGCGGCTGTTTCAGGAAGTGCCGGGCGTGCTGGCAAAGGTGCAAGACCGGGCCCGATTTATTCATGTGGACGAGTACCAAGACACCAACAAAGCGCAATATGAATTGACGCGGCTGCTGGCTTCAAGAGACAAGAATTTGCTTGTGGTGGGCGACCCCGATCAATCGATTTACAAGTTTCGCGGCGCAGATATTCAAAATATTCTCGACTTTCAAAAAGATTATACGGGTGCCAAAGTCTACATGCTTCAGCACAACTACCGTTCCAGCGCCCGCGTGCTTGGCCTCGCCAATAAACTGATTGAAAACAACACCGAACGCTTAGAGAAAACCCTCCTGGCCGTCAAAGAAGACGGAATGCCGGTGATGTTTCACCGCGCCAACGACCACCGGGGCGAAGGTGATTTCGTGGCCGAGTGGGTGACTCGGTTGCACGCCGAGGGCCAGCCGTTCAGCAAAATGGCAGTGCTGTACCGCACCAACGCACAGTCCCGCGTGATCGAAGAATCAATGCGGCGCGTTTCCATTCCGGCCAAGATCGTCGGTGGAGTCGGCTTTTATGACCGGCGCGAGATCAGAGACATCCTGGCCTACGCCCGCCTGAGCATCAACCCAGTCGACGACGTGGCCCTGCGCCGCATCATCGGGCGGCCCAAGCGCGGCATCGGCGACACGGCCCTAGAAAAGATGCTGACTTGGGCGCAGATCAACGGCACTTCACTGCTGACCGCCTGCGCCAACGCCGAGAGCATTCTGGAGCGTGGAGCCAGCAAGCCCGTCGAATTTGCCAAGTTGATGGAAGCCTTTTCTGAGGCCGCCGACAATTACTCGCCCGCCAGTTTCCTCAAATTCCTGATCGAAAGTAGCGGCTACCTCGATCTGCTGCGCCAGGAAGGGCAAGAAGGCCAGGTGCGCCTGGAGAACCTGGAAGAACTGGTCAACGCCGCCGAGGAATGGAGCCGCGAGAACGAGGGCGGCATTGCCGAGTTTTTGGATGACGCCGCGCTGCTCTCCAGCGTGGACGATATGCGAACCAAAATTGAAAACAAAGATCAGCCTGAAGACGCCGTCACACTGATGACCATGCACAACGCCAAGGGCCTAGAGTTTCCCAGCGTGTTTATCGTGGGCGTGGAAGAAGGGCTGCTGCCCAGCCGCAACAGCCTCAATGAGCAGGGCGGCATCGAGGAGGAGCGGCGGCTGTTTTATGTCGGGATCACGCGGGCGATGGACAGGCTCTTTCTGAGCGCCGCGCAAAACCGGATGCAGTACGGCCAGACCAAGAGCGCCGAGGACAGTAGGTTTTTGGAGGAACTGGGCGACGGCTTTGACAGCATCGATCCTTACGGGCGGGTAATCGACTACAAGCAAAAGACTTGGCGCGACTTCAGGCCCGTTGGCCCGCAAACCGCGCCCAGCGCCGTGAAAAACACCAGCCCGCTGACTTCGGAAATGGCGTACCGGGGCGGCGAGAAAGTCAAGCACCCCAAATTCGGGGAAGGGCAAGTCTTGGCGGTGGCAGGTGTGGGCGACAAGCAGGAAGTCACGGTGCATTTCGCTTCGGCGGGCACCAAAAAGCTGATCGTCAAGTTTGCCAATTTGAGTAAGGCCTGA